AGAAATtgattaagaagaaaaaaaggcATTTCACACCTGCTGCTTCAATGAATGCAGATAAACTTGCAGATATgcataaattttcaaatagattaattatttcaacTCAATAATTTCCTTGCCTATGTAACAAGACATTTTACACATCCTTATGCGTAGAATGAAACTGATATGAGAGCATATTAGAGTTAGGTTTTCTGATATGAGAGCATATTAGAGTTAGGTTTTCTGACCCTTAATAAGTCCACTGGATTGTTAAAGAAGTCggtaatttctttttaataagcTGTGCAAACAGCAggttttttagattttgaataagCTGTGTAAACAGCAGGTGACAGTTCTTTGTAGCACTTGATTAAAGGGCGCAGTTATAACAGAAGGGGCAGAAACAGCTGGCAGAATCATTTAGATTATACTGCAGAAAGGGTGAACTAATTCTGggaaaaacaattaaatacCAGCTGAACAGGAATGAAAAAGATTACCGATCATTTTAAAACTCTTCAGGTAATTCTGATTCTCTCTCAACTCATACTCTAAATCTCTCCTAATTCAGTCTCCTATCGATTGCAGGACCTGTAATCATTCTCAGTCTCTACTCACCTAAACCCTCAGCTACTCTGCAGTTACTAAGGTATTGCCTAATCTGGAGTCTGGACTATATATCGTAGAAGTATAATTCTCAGTATATCAGAAACATGGAGAGAGCTATATCATATCTATAGAAGAATCAACCTAATTGTCCATTTATGTCAAAAAAAGGAAATCTATAATTTGATAGCCTTTGTTATCTAATAATAATACACTATCCATCCCTGGGCTTGAACTCTTGTTTAATTGATCTCTTGAAGTCAAAATGATCTCTTGTTTAATTCCCCTTTTACAATTATGCATTTGTCAATTGTAACTTCCTTGGCATAAATGAACTGACCCTTTGGGTATTCAGAGATGAGCATGAAATAGTACCAAGTTAAAACATAATGCATCAACAAACATACGATGATGATGCTTAGGCTGTAAGGTGAtgaattttattgtataatttgaTTTACTTACCCTATTAAGTCTGTCTCTAAAGTCCTGCCACCTTGTTTTTCTATTTCCATCCAGACTATCTCCAAACGTGAACCCGTGCACTCTCTCGAGATCTGCATCAAAAAGGTAAATATAAGCTAAATTTAGTTTTACAGTGGCGTAACAGCAAAAGCTAATGCAAGTAAGAACTAATTGTTAGCAAATATACAAAGGAAGACTGGGTACGATACTAAGCAAActaatttgattatgttttttatgCATTGGGATGGGTattgtatattttgtttttctttcaagTTGCTGTTTGGGTGCATAGAACCTATTAAACATTTCATACGGAATAAGTTTCACTAATTAACATTTCAGGAAATTAATTAGAAGATCAATAAAGGGAAAAGGGATTATGATCACAACAATAAAAGCAGAGACATGAACTTCATGACAGGGGAGTACATGTTACTCACTTTCATTAATTTTTGTGACTAAACCTTCAACAGTGGTGACAAGTCCACCCATTGTTCCACTAGCCAACTCCAGGTCAAGCTCTGGGATTATAACACCAGCAGTATCTGActgtaatataaaaaattagagcTGAAGGCATTGTATAGGAACAGAAATTATCAGTTCACTTTCATCAGGAAATAGAAAAGTGCAGACAAtctgataatattatatactaaaacaTGTAAGCTGTTCAGATTTATGAGGTTGCAGAATAggaatataataatttcaacATTATGCTCATACTCAATAGTCAATACATGTTGCTTTCAAAACTATCTTATTCAACAAAATGCTGATACAGACGCTCAGCAATTCATGTTTCTATATGAAAGTCATCTTCCCCTAACAAAAACATAGCTTAATTAATCATAAGCACTAATATCTATCCTTCATAAATATTCCCATCTACTGATATTAAATCAAGCTTTTGCATTTGAACAATGATATTAAATCAAGCTTTGGCGTTTGAACAAAAAGTAGTTATTTGATCTGCATTTTAATTCGAAGGAAAATCAATATAAGGAGAGAACCTTTATGACATCACGGCTTAGATCGGTGACGTTCTTGATAGAAACAGtaattttctttccttttgCAGGAATAGATCCACCAGCCTTCaactgaaatgaaaaaaatcccATCACATGAATCATAATATATCAGTAGATCTATATTTGTGAATATCTTTGATTTATAACCTCATATCAGCATTCAGTGATTTATTTATTCCAATTTTACCAAATTAGAAAAAGGTCCATAATTTCCCTGGagcttatataataataaaaaggtcAACCTCATAATTTAACTTAGTGAAGTAACCTTCCATTCAATTCTTTTAGATAATAAGCAGTCGCAAAGGAAATCACAATTGTGAGAGTATTGAACTAAATACAAACCACAAACCTCAGAGTTGCGGTAACCACAGCCGTCGCAAGTGGATGCCATAACAATTACTTCTTGGAAGTAAGGAATATCTGCATATCGTTAAGCTCAACAAACATGGCAAATGATTATACAAAGAAAAGGACAACATAAAACTCTAAAGCTTATTGGGGAAAAAAATCGCATGAATCGAGTAGAAAACCGAGTATAAATACCGTTCATGTTGCATAAAGAAGAAATGATAAGAATCATTAAGTGGCAATAAGTATCAATATTTGCTATTTTACTGCTAAATCCATGTAAGGAAACTATTTACTTATGCTCTAGTTGATTGATACATGGTAACATTTATGCAGTTCAGCTGCTTCAGcatgaaataaataaacacaaagGTACTTCACAACCTTCCGCTTACTTCTGAAAGTGCTTTCTACAGTATATGAGTCTGCATATAAGATCTCAGAGTCATATTTGACaaaggtatttgattttttttcccatatatttttctcttgaGTGTGAGTTGAGTTTGATCCTTTCAAAGACAAGTTTATTGTTTCTATCTTTTATAACAGGACCCAGCCTTTCAattcaaactttaaaaaatgatatatagaCAATTTAATAGCAATTGACAGAAAAACTCAATAAATGTAAAACTGTCAGCTCATGTAATTGAAAGAGAATTATAAAAGAAGGATACGGGTAACAAACATCCTAGTCTCACACTGGTTCGCACAAACTCCACATGAAGATGGGAATGTCATCACCTATCAAGCAAACAAATAGAACAAATAAGAAGTCATACTTTTGCCAATAAAAATAAACACGATGCAGGTTCCAAAACAGTTGTCATTACATTCAGAATTTAAGAAGAACTGAAGGAAGATGCATTTAAATACACATATTGGGTTTGCCACAACTAAGATAACATGACAGGactaacatttatttttcaaccTTGCTAAAAGAAGTAAATGGTACTTCTGCATTATCAACTTTCTGACGAAACTAATATTATGGAGAGAAAAGTATACAAGCTTTCCTGTAGACCAGATTCCTACTGAACAAACTAACTCTAACACTCCTTGTAGATACTATTTTTTGGCAGAACATGTCTCACACCCCTTCACAATTTGTTGGACACAAAAATAACAAACAGGATGAAAAGGCTCagataaagttaaaaacataggGTGCAAATGACATTCGATATGAAGCTATAAACAGAATAAGACATGGACCTTCTATCTTTCTGAAGATCTGTAGTAATCCCAAAATTAGAGGCTAGAGAAAGAGAAATACTACTAATAACTCCTAATCAAACAATTTAAGGGATATGGACATATCacatcaataaaattaattgaaggtAACATATCAATTCAACGTGATTGAGGAGTGAACAGCCATGTGTTCAAAACTTGTATTATTAGAAGTTGCATTGATAACTTTACtaatacaaactttaacatttcaaaataaataattgaagataCAATGAAAATCTATTAAAGGAAAAAAAGTGTATTATTTAGAAGGAAAAAAATCACATGTGCtattcattataaattaatataaaaacattattgttCACCTCTTCTGGAGCAGAATATCTGAATAAAGCTTCGACCATTTCTGCACTACTACCCTCAGCAATAGCTTTACGACCTGCTGCTGCTGCTCCAACTGATCCATGAGGTTCTGTTGTAGCAGTCGAAGGGGTATCTTTATTTTCCACTGAAAATTTTTGCTCAGCACCTTCTGCTGTCTTTGAAGAATCAGAAAGATAACCCAAAGCTGCTTGTTGTTCCAGAGTTCTCTCATAGAATTTGATGTTCATTGATGGATCCATAGATGGAGCAAAGCTATAAGACATTAGCAAATTCTCTTTAGAACATGTGTATTTAATATAATCACATTAAAAATGCAAGAGGACAACACATACATGTTCTCAATATAACTGTTTCCAGCAGGGTCGTCGAGAATAAAGGTAAAGGATAATTTTCCTGTTGCACAAGCTCTTAATTTTACCAAGAACAACTCTATTGCTTCAGCAGTCTTAGGATCCACTTTCTGACATCCAACAGAtaaagatttataataaaaaaaaagcaaaCAAGGACACATTAAAGACATGGATATATGTAGTCAACAAACACCTTTCTTTCCTCTTGAAGGACATCCAGTCCATCAGCAGCTCGTAGTAGTATCCCTTCAACCTGTAAAAAATGTGACAAAAGACAAAAGGTTAGTATGAAAAAAACAgaacaatataaaattataaatttgatgtgGGAAATGCATCATTATAACATTCTATGAAAAGCTAAAATCCAAAGCTCAGACCAAAAACATTGGGCTTAAGGACATTAACCAAAAGCAATGACTTACAGTTGACAAAGATCCACGTTGAGCCTCTGGAGGAATCTCAAAATCCAGCTCAGGAATCTgttcaagaaaaaaataaaattaacgtAGTTACTTTTCTTTGCTCAGAAATAAAAACTCATACTGAGAGAACCCATCAAACCAAACACACAAGCAGAGAAAATTAAAGATAGCAGATTTTTCTGGCCCCTAATTCAAATATCTAGTCATTACCCAATTTCCACCACAAGGCATGCTAACTATTTTCTTTGctcttttttctttcattttttggACCATGATGATTTAAAGCATAAAACGTATAGCTAGTAGATTGCCATGTGCAGTCATTATATGAGTACTTTGATA
This is a stretch of genomic DNA from Impatiens glandulifera chromosome 4, dImpGla2.1, whole genome shotgun sequence. It encodes these proteins:
- the LOC124935984 gene encoding zinc finger protein ZPR1 homolog, with translation MENMGTYDDSNVDVGSVVEAICLDDVDTPLYKVESLCMRCGENGMTNFLLTLIPNFRKILLSAFECPHCGERNNEVQFAGEIQPRGCRYQLNVQSGDLKMLNRQIVKAELATIKIPELDFEIPPEAQRGSLSTVEGILLRAADGLDVLQEERKKVDPKTAEAIELFLVKLRACATGKLSFTFILDDPAGNSYIENIFAPSMDPSMNIKFYERTLEQQAALGYLSDSSKTAEGAEQKFSVENKDTPSTATTEPHGSVGAAAAGRKAIAEGSSAEMVEALFRYSAPEEVMTFPSSCGVCANQCETRMFVTHIPYFQEVIVMASTCDGCGYRNSELKAGGSIPAKGKKITVSIKNVTDLSRDVIKSDTAGVIIPELDLELASGTMGGLVTTVEGLVTKINENLERVHGFTFGDSLDGNRKTRWQDFRDRLNRLLSIEEPWTLIIDDALANSFVAPATDDINDDKQLKFEEYERSWDQNEDLGLNDMDTSSADAAYDSINLSSKN